CACCTTCGGGTTGTCCAGGATGCCGCAGGCGATCATCTTGTCCGCGCCGTAGAGTGTTTCTTCCGCAGGCTGGAAGATGAGCTTCACCGTCCCGGCGAAGGAGTCGCGGGCTTTCTGCAGTACCTTTGCCGTTCCCAGCAGGATGGCCGTGTGGCCGTCGTGGCCACAGGCGTGCATGACGCCGCTGTTTTTCGAAGAGTAGGGAACGCCGGTGGCTTCTTCTATGGGGAGAGCGTCCATGTCGGCCCGCAGTCCCGCCACGAGGGGGTTCCCCCGTCCCTTCCATTCCGCCGTTCCCCGGATGATGCCGAGCACGCCGGTTTCCATGTCCAGAGGAACCACTTCGATCCCGGCGGCCTCCAGTTCCCTTTTGACGAACGCCGTAGTCTCGAATTCCCTGAATCCGAGCTCCGGGTTCTCATGAATGCGGTGCCGTGCCTCGACCACAAAATCCTTCACTTCGTCCGCGAGCTTCCAGACCTGTTCCTTCATTTCCCGACCTCCCTTTTGAAAAAAACCGTGCCCCTTCTACGGAAGGGGCACGGTTTTTTTCCCTTTTAGATAATATAATACACAGCCTGCATAATGCAACCCCAAGCCGAAGATTTCCAGGCTCTTCGGCTAATTGTCAGCTTCTTGGGAACAGCATCCCTCGCCGCCGTCCCGGCCCATTTTCGTCGCCGCCAGGTGGCTGTTGATCTTCAGACCGTAGACCGATTCCATGGTCCGCACCACGGAAAGCACCTTGAGAATGTCGATGCCCGTGGAAATCCCCATGCGCTCCGCCATGTTGACCATATCCTCGGTGGCGGCGTTTCCCGCCGCTCCCGGTGCGAAGGGGCACCCGCCCAGTCCGCCGGCGGCCGCGTCGAAGGACGCGATGCCGAGTCCCATGGCGGCGACCATGTTTGCCAGGGCCATGCCGTAAGTGTCGTGAAGATGAAGGGTGAAGGGGTAGTCGCCGTATTTCTCCCGGATGACCGAGAGGGTGGATGTCAGGTATTTCGGGTCTGCGGTTCCGATGGTGTCGGCCATGGTGATGCCGTCCGCCCCGGCCTCAAGGGCCCTGTCGATGACCCGGACGACTTTCTCAGGCGCGACCGGTCCGGCGAAGGGGCAGGCGAAGGCGGTGGCCACGGAAACCCGCAGCTTCGTGGATCCCTTCAGGGCGGCGACCTTTTCCATCTCCGCTATCGATTCGTCCACAGTTCGTTTCGTATTCGCCTGGTTGTGGGCCTCGCTGGCGGATATGACGAAGTTCATCCAGTCCACGCCGGAGGCCATGGCACCTTCGGCCCCCCGGAGGTTCGGAATGAGGGCGATGGAGGTGACCTTTCCCTTCCACTTTTTTTTGAATTCAGCCAGAACGTCGGCGGCGTCGGCCATCTGGGGAATGGCCTTCGGGCTGACGAAGGAGGTCACTTCCATGGAGGAGATGCCCGTTCCCGCCAGGCCGTCGATGATGGCCACCTTGTGCTCCGTGGGGATGAACTCTTTCACGCTCTGGAAGCCGTCCCGGGGGCAGACCTCCATGATTTCGACCTTGTCGGGGAGGGTCAGGAAGGCCATGTCAGATCGCCCCCTCTTCCCGGAGGACCTTCAGATCGTCTTCGGTCATTCCGAGCAGTTCCCCGAGCACTTCCCCGTTGTGCTGGCCGAGGGTCGGGGAGGGGGTACGCAGGCCCGATGGAGTGCCGGAGAGCTTGATGTGGCTTCCCGTCACCTTCAGTTTGCCCGCAATGGGATGGTCCATCTCCACGAACATCTCGCGGTCCTCGGCGATGTGGGGGTCATTGACCACCTGCTCGATGTTGTAGATGGGAGCGCAGGGAATGCCCGCATTGTTGACCTTTTCGTAGATCTCGTCCACCGTGAGCTTGGTGGACCATTCCTCCACGATGGCTTTTATTTCCTCGTGCCTGGCCACGCGGTCGGGAACGCGAAGATACCGGGGGTCTTCGGCAAGTTCCGGTTTTCCCATGACCTTGCAAAGACTGACCCAGAGCTTGTCGTTCCCGGCGCCGATGACCAGACTGCCGTCGGAGCCCCGGAAGGAGTCGTAGGGGTAGGTGGATTCGTACCGGTTGCCGATGCGCTGGGGGATTCGGCCTTCCACCAGGTAGATCATGTTGATGATCTCGAGACTGGCCACCGCCGAGTCCACCAGGGCTACGTCCACCTTCTGCCCCTCACCGGTCTGGATCTTGTTGAACACCGCCGCAAGGATGCCGATGGCGCAGGAAAGGCCCCCGAGAACGTCCCCCATGGCGGTGCCGGTGCGGGTGGGTTCGCCCCCCGGCCAGCCGGTGGTGCTCATGAGACCGCTCATGGCCTGGGAGATGATGTCGTAACCGGGACGCTGGTTGTAGCGGCCCGTGTGACCGAAACCGGAAATGGCGGCGTAGATGATTGCCGGGTTGACTTTTTTCAGATCCTCGTAGCCGAGGCCGAGCTTTTCCATGACCCCGGGACGGAAGTTCTCGATCACCACGTCCACCTGTTTCACCAGGTCGAGGAAGATGGCCTTCCCCTTCGGGTTCTTCAGGTTCAGGGTGATGCCTTTCTTGTTCCTGTTGAGGTTCATGTAATAGGCGCTTTCGCCGTTCTTGAACGGTCCCATCTGGCGGGTGTCGTCACCGGTGCCTGCCTGTTCGACCTTGATGATCTCCGCCCCCATATCGGCGAACATCATGGTGCAGAAGGGCCCGGCAAGCACCCGGGTGAGGTCGAGAACACGAAGTCCCTCGAGGGCTCCTTT
The sequence above is drawn from the Aminivibrio sp. genome and encodes:
- a CDS encoding hydroxymethylglutaryl-CoA lyase, with the protein product MAFLTLPDKVEIMEVCPRDGFQSVKEFIPTEHKVAIIDGLAGTGISSMEVTSFVSPKAIPQMADAADVLAEFKKKWKGKVTSIALIPNLRGAEGAMASGVDWMNFVISASEAHNQANTKRTVDESIAEMEKVAALKGSTKLRVSVATAFACPFAGPVAPEKVVRVIDRALEAGADGITMADTIGTADPKYLTSTLSVIREKYGDYPFTLHLHDTYGMALANMVAAMGLGIASFDAAAGGLGGCPFAPGAAGNAATEDMVNMAERMGISTGIDILKVLSVVRTMESVYGLKINSHLAATKMGRDGGEGCCSQEADN
- a CDS encoding CaiB/BaiF CoA transferase family protein, encoding MMTRKGALEGLRVLDLTRVLAGPFCTMMFADMGAEIIKVEQAGTGDDTRQMGPFKNGESAYYMNLNRNKKGITLNLKNPKGKAIFLDLVKQVDVVIENFRPGVMEKLGLGYEDLKKVNPAIIYAAISGFGHTGRYNQRPGYDIISQAMSGLMSTTGWPGGEPTRTGTAMGDVLGGLSCAIGILAAVFNKIQTGEGQKVDVALVDSAVASLEIINMIYLVEGRIPQRIGNRYESTYPYDSFRGSDGSLVIGAGNDKLWVSLCKVMGKPELAEDPRYLRVPDRVARHEEIKAIVEEWSTKLTVDEIYEKVNNAGIPCAPIYNIEQVVNDPHIAEDREMFVEMDHPIAGKLKVTGSHIKLSGTPSGLRTPSPTLGQHNGEVLGELLGMTEDDLKVLREEGAI